The following proteins are encoded in a genomic region of Fusarium oxysporum f. sp. lycopersici 4287 chromosome 1, whole genome shotgun sequence:
- a CDS encoding hypothetical protein (At least one base has a quality score < 10) → MDNLDMPPAPTPPVNNMSMPSNNSDRTANLLNLLKFSGSGGSQLQSQAAHNRAQAHIQQQTQQPQEQPQEPGSPQQMHQQLSDHQLHQFNQFQQHAQQGRGIIQSPLPAQIHQPAPSSADPTGLLAALMRGAHEPEEPKQPQQPHPQQAFGNGSPPADTRSYLLNLLNRPKPSQGDQQQSALTETTRSNNLTPQSPDLAPAEPARYSGSYQQQYPQQHGNQFSNQQHRPVDSYAGSHAPSNASDSFHHVSQDQTDTSALFQQLLGNLAQSSPHSQSQSHIAQSPPALPFQILKKDSPAASQHSHHSHHSHRHDHSVGAGSDRAAFPTSPHQIRRKATRTASLQSHPSVKQGTPPTSEFDNYNSTAKETVAEAIEDIAEQADHEAREALERAEHERAQAEIAGDLDDMLNAKSEKEFEDSAHIAAQAIQAELDRSENEGLLEDTLPHDVAETVREIVDEAAQGVAESWESADQDEIVVIEEKETPPVKVFNFPMKPWISITLQEEGTEPRPLFRDETIMDIARLKKEFDQIDRNLYTATENYMAYGMSKQGGLRVIRQEDGKDAKIFTDTKDRIFNVAMSVTPTDHDGAHREAIIGTGISGTVYWVQIRDGDKDHIEDAHMEQYGFALPPMSSQEGDAPGGVLKTRARTSTIHPEYFAVGRGKSINLIWPSYILQNNLFKPGHDRVVDTETLAKQCSLKINTGKAGKDFTFSQDDSVIVSLDKSGRVKFWDVRDLTAVKEGSDPRAPMPAETNLEVKEPLMTLATTPEGEKAWPTSVLLLDKQRPYQKRCALRYMIVGMKQNHTLQLWDLALGKPVQEFNLPHSKESDAVCSVMYHSATGMIVIGHPTRNSIYFAHLSAPKYNLKSVSQAEYIQRLIAQDSSIPQPDSTAVISGVREYSFANRGILRSLDILGTPAMVQDADEPTLFELYAMHSKGVACLLVKQTELGWSKDNKVLDGVDAVAQGVVTVSKLKAPQPARHLPQPATETPLSVSLTAARTRRTSSPPQEPKPSLASVDLNRLLQPRPRVSRRRLKRLSNPPRSLSRRSLSESHERRRMLPTRVIQPLTALHLALAIRMPRPRTTPPHLLFLVRLWMPPFLDSSLVSP, encoded by the coding sequence ATGGACAATCTCGACATGCCTCCGGCGCCTACGCCGCCTGTCAACAACATGAGCATGCCTTCCAATAACTCGGATCGCACCGCTAATCTGCTGAACTTGCTCAAGTTCAGCGGTTCAGGTGGCTCGCAGTTGCAGAGTCAAGCTGCTCACAATCGGGCCCAGGCTCATATCCAGCAGCAGACCCAGCAGCCTCAAGAGCAGCCGCAGGAACCTGGTTCTCCTCAGCAGATGCACCAGCAGTTGTCGGACCATCAGCTCCATCAATTCAACCAATTCCAGCAGCATGCTCAGCAAGGTCGAGGTATCATTCAGAGCCCTCTCCCTGCTCAGATTCACCAGCCtgctccttcttctgctgaCCCGACTGGTCTCTTGGCCGCCCTTATGCGCGGCGCCCACGAGCCGGAAGAGCCCAAGCAGCCCCAGCAGCCGCACCCTCAGCAAGCCTTTGGCAACGGTTCTCCCCCGGCCGATACGCGCTCGTATCTGCTCAACCTGTTGAACCGCCCCAAGCCTAGCCAGGGCGACCAGCAGCAATCGGCTCTGACTGAGACCACGCGTTCCAACAACCTTACGCCTCAGTCTCCCGACCTTGCTCCTGCCGAACCTGCTCGCTACTCTGGCAGTTATCAGCAGCAGTACCCTCAGCAGCATGGCAATCAGTTCTCGAATCAGCAGCACCGCCCGGTCGATTCCTACGCAGGATCGCACGCGCCCTCGAATGCTTCCGACTCCTTCCACCATGTCTCGCAGGATCAGACTGACACCTCGGCTCTTTTCCAGCAACTGCTGGGAAACCTTGCTCAGTCGTCTCCTCATagtcagagccagagccacATTGCTCAGTCGCCACCAGCTCTTCCTTTCCAGATTCTTAAGAAGGACTCACCAGCTGCTTCCCAGCATTCTCACCACTCCCATCACTCCCACCGCCACGACCACTCGGTCGGCGCTGGCAGTGACCGAGCTGCTTTCCCTACCTCTCCTCACCAGATCCGTCGCAAGGCAACCCGAACCGCGTCTCTGCAGTCTCACCCTTCGGTGAAGCAGGGTACTCCTCCGACCTCCGAATTCGACAACTACAATTCGACCGCCAAGGAGACCGTCGCAGAGGCCATCGAGGACATTGCCGAGCAGGCTGATCATGAAGCCCGGGAGGCGCTTGAGCGCGCGGAGCACGAACGGGCCCAGGCTGAAATCGCCGGGGACCTTGACGATATGCTCAACGCCAAGTCTGAGAAGGAATTCGAGGACAGTGCTCACATTGCCGCCCAGGCTATCCAAGCTGAGCTTGACCGCAGCGAGAATGAGGGACTTCTCGAGGACACCCTCCCACACGACGTCGCCGAGACTGTTCGCGAGATTGTTGACGAGGCTGCCCAGGGTGTTGCTGAGAGCTGGGAGAGCGCTGACCAGGACGAGATCGTCGTTattgaagagaaggagaccCCACCTGTCAAGGTGTTTAACTTCCCCATGAAGCCGTGGATCTCTATTACTCTTCAGGAAGAGGGCACCGAGCCACGACCCTTGTTCCGCGATGAGACTATCATGGATATTGCTCGACTCAAGAAGGAGTTTGATCAGATTGATCGCAACCTCTACACCGCTACCGAGAACTACATGGCCTACGGCATGTCCAAGCAGGGTGGTCTGCGTGTTATTCGACAGgaggatggcaaggatgccaagattTTCACCGACACCAAGGACCGTATCTTCAATGTCGCCATGTCTGTTACGCCTACTGACCACGACGGCGCTCACCGTGAGGCCATCATCGGTACTGGCATTAGCGGCACCGTCTACTGGGTTCAGATTCGTGATGGCGACAAGGATCACATTGAAGATGCTCATATGGAGCAGTATGGCTTTGCCCTACCACCCATGAGCTCCCAGGAGGGTGATGCCCCTGGTGGTGTTCTCAAGACCCGTGCCCGCACCTCGACAATTCACCCCGAGTACTTTGCCGTCGGTCGCGGCAAGtccatcaacctcatttGGCCTTCATACATCCTTCAGAACAACCTGTTTAAGCCTGGCCACGACCGCGTTGTCGACACCGAAACCCTTGCCAAGCAGTGCTCCCTGAAGATCAACACTGGTAAGGCCGGCAAGGACTTCACCTTTAGTCAGGACGACTCTGTTATCGTCTCTCTTGATAAGTCTGGTCGGGTCAAGTTCTGGGATGTTCGAGACCTGACCGCTGTCAAGGAGGGCTCCGACCCGCGTGCTCCCATGCCCGCTGAAACCAACCTCGAGGTCAAGGAGCCCCTGATGACACTTGCCACCACACCTGAAGGTGAGAAGGCTTGGCCCACTtcagttcttcttctcgacaagcAGCGACCTTACCAGAAGCGATGCGCCCTGCGATATATGATTGTTGGAATGAAGCAGAACCATACTCTGCAGCTTTGGGATCTTGCTCTCGGCAAGCCCGTGCAGGAGTTCAACCTCCCCCACAGCAAGGAGTCGGATGCTGTCTGTAGTGTCATGTACCACTCAGCTACTGGCATGATTGTCATTGGCCACCCCACGCGCAACTCGATCTACTTTGCGCACTTGTCTGCACCCAAGTACAACCTCAAGAGTGTATCTCAGGCCGAGTATATCCAGCGACTCATTGCTCAGGACTCTTCCATCCCCCAGCCGGATAGTACCGCTGTCATTAGTGGTGTTCGTGAGTACTCGTTTGCTAACCGGGGAATTTTGCGAAGTCTTGACATTCTTGGTACTCCTGCCATGGTTCAAGATGCCGACGAACCCACTCTCTTTGAGCTGTACGCCATGCACTCAAAGGGTGTTGCTTGCCTCCTTGTCAAGCAGACTGAGCTCGGATGGTCCAAGGACAACAAGGTCCTCGACGGTGTTGATGCCGTTGCCCAGGGCGTCGTCACTGTTtcgaagctcaaggctcCTCAGCCCGCGAGGCACCTACCCCAGCCAGCAACGGAGACGCCGTTGTCCGTGTCGTTAACCGCGGCACGAACAAGGAGAACGTCCAGCCCACCCCAGGAGCCCAAGCCGAGTCTAGCCAGCGTGGACCTGAATCGGCTACTCcagccaaggccaagagtGAGCCGAAGGAGGCTGAAACGCCTGTCCAATCCGCCAAGGAGTCTCAGTCGGAGAAGCCTGAGCGAAAGTcacgaaagaagaagaatgctgCCAACCAGGGTGATACAGCCACTAACGGCGCTGCACCTCGCGCTGGCAATAAGGATGCCAAGACCGCGAACAACGCCTCCACACCTGCTGTTTCTAGTGAGGCTTTGGATGCCGCCATTTCTGGACTCGAGTCTCGTCTCACCGTGA